In Xanthocytophaga agilis, a genomic segment contains:
- a CDS encoding DegT/DnrJ/EryC1/StrS family aminotransferase yields MQIPFYSLAYQHQNIRKQLIEQMTLVLDSHWYIQGEQVKAFESEFAAFCQTNHCIGISNGLDALHVSLRALALGPGDEVIVSAHCFIACVLAITHTGATPVFVEPDLYTYNINPTAIEAAITPRTKAIMAVHMYGQPCDMQAITGIAGKYKLWIVEDFAQAQGAKYANKLVGSWGHINATSFYPVKNLGALGDAGAITTPDVELAEMVRKLQNYGSSQKYYSDIQGFNTRLDELQAALLHVKLHYLSEWNQQRQQLAHYYIRYLADLPSITLPVILPEAHTVWHLFVIKVSDRQDLQSYLTEKGIGTMIHYPVPPHLQQAYKNLGYQSGSFPIAELIADTCLSLPLYPGLSSEAQDYIISNIRDYYS; encoded by the coding sequence TTGCAAATCCCCTTTTATTCTCTAGCTTATCAACATCAGAACATTCGAAAACAGCTAATTGAACAAATGACTCTGGTACTTGATTCACACTGGTATATTCAGGGTGAGCAGGTCAAGGCTTTTGAATCTGAATTTGCAGCATTTTGTCAAACGAATCACTGTATAGGTATATCTAATGGATTAGATGCTTTACACGTTAGTCTAAGGGCACTTGCGCTTGGTCCAGGAGACGAAGTAATTGTATCTGCCCACTGTTTCATAGCTTGTGTATTAGCCATTACTCATACTGGGGCAACACCTGTCTTTGTAGAACCAGATCTTTATACATACAATATCAATCCAACAGCCATTGAAGCAGCCATTACTCCACGCACAAAAGCGATTATGGCAGTTCATATGTATGGACAGCCCTGTGATATGCAAGCTATTACTGGTATTGCAGGTAAGTATAAACTGTGGATCGTCGAAGATTTCGCTCAAGCCCAGGGAGCGAAATATGCCAACAAGCTTGTTGGCAGTTGGGGACATATAAATGCCACCAGTTTTTATCCTGTTAAAAATCTGGGAGCATTGGGAGATGCAGGAGCAATTACTACTCCGGATGTAGAACTGGCAGAAATGGTGCGTAAACTACAAAATTATGGTTCCAGCCAGAAATACTACTCAGATATACAGGGTTTTAATACTCGTCTTGATGAGCTACAAGCGGCTTTATTGCATGTAAAGCTCCATTATTTGTCAGAATGGAATCAACAACGTCAGCAATTAGCCCACTATTATATCCGCTATCTTGCTGACCTCCCCTCAATCACCCTTCCGGTAATACTTCCTGAAGCTCATACAGTATGGCATCTATTTGTCATAAAGGTATCAGACCGCCAGGACCTCCAATCCTACCTAACAGAAAAAGGAATAGGTACAATGATACATTACCCTGTTCCACCTCATTTACAACAAGCTTATAAGAATCTTGGTTACCAATCCGGTTCCTTTCCTATTGCTGAGCTAATTGCAGATACCTGTCTTAGTCTTCCTCTTTATCCTGGCCTTTCATCAGAAGCACAGGACTATATTATTAGCAATATCCGGGATTACTATTCTTAG